In Aequorivita sp. H23M31, a single window of DNA contains:
- a CDS encoding dihydrolipoyl dehydrogenase family protein, whose protein sequence is MALKEFDVFIIGTGTAGKTVAYDCAAEGMTVAIADNREYGGTCANRGCDPKKVLVGITEAYKMSKDLEGKGIVNPPKIDWKALQKFKSTFTAAVPAATERDLKKAGIKMYHQSPKFLDENTLSVEGKTVKAKKIVIATGLKPLELKIPGRDYLKISDDFLDLEELPESIVFVGGGYIGMEFAHIAARCGAQVTVIEASDHPLDGFDKDIVSHLTEASEKLGIKFIFNARVSEVKKLQKNYRISYQKGGKTESATARVVFNTAGRVPSIDTLDLEKGNVSFETRLTDGQEKGVSVNEYLQNPSNPNVYSCGDVSASGAPPLTPTSSQEARIVSLNIREGNHTKMDFPPVPSVVFTLPKLATIGLTEEEARKKGYDIAVNYKSVPNWFNAKRINADVYAFKIVEDKKRKLILGAHIIGPEAGEMINLFVLAMCGKLTTENLKAMIFAYPTWGNEIKGML, encoded by the coding sequence ATGGCATTAAAGGAATTCGATGTATTCATAATTGGAACCGGAACCGCTGGAAAAACGGTTGCTTACGATTGTGCTGCGGAAGGAATGACCGTGGCAATAGCCGACAACCGAGAATATGGCGGAACCTGTGCCAATCGCGGCTGTGATCCCAAAAAGGTTTTAGTGGGCATTACAGAGGCTTACAAAATGTCGAAAGATTTGGAGGGAAAAGGAATAGTTAACCCACCGAAAATTGATTGGAAAGCACTTCAAAAATTTAAATCCACTTTTACCGCCGCCGTTCCTGCCGCTACCGAAAGAGATTTGAAGAAAGCGGGCATTAAAATGTACCATCAATCACCGAAATTTTTGGATGAAAATACCCTTTCGGTGGAAGGAAAAACAGTCAAGGCAAAAAAGATTGTTATTGCCACTGGTTTAAAACCTCTGGAACTTAAAATTCCAGGAAGAGATTATTTAAAAATTAGTGATGACTTTCTCGATTTGGAAGAATTACCAGAAAGCATCGTTTTTGTTGGTGGAGGTTATATTGGGATGGAATTCGCCCACATTGCCGCACGTTGTGGTGCACAAGTAACGGTTATTGAAGCAAGCGATCATCCTCTTGATGGTTTTGATAAGGATATTGTTTCGCATTTAACGGAGGCTTCAGAAAAACTGGGGATTAAATTTATTTTCAATGCAAGAGTTTCCGAAGTAAAAAAGCTTCAAAAGAACTATCGCATTTCATATCAGAAAGGCGGTAAAACCGAATCCGCTACAGCAAGGGTGGTCTTTAATACCGCTGGTCGAGTTCCATCCATTGACACTTTGGATTTGGAGAAAGGAAACGTTTCATTTGAAACCCGCCTGACGGACGGGCAGGAAAAGGGAGTTTCCGTAAACGAATACCTTCAGAATCCCAGTAATCCTAATGTATATTCGTGTGGAGACGTTTCGGCGAGTGGAGCTCCACCTCTAACGCCCACTTCTTCGCAGGAAGCCCGGATTGTATCCTTAAATATTAGAGAAGGAAACCATACTAAAATGGATTTTCCTCCTGTGCCATCGGTGGTATTTACCCTTCCGAAGTTGGCAACGATTGGTTTGACCGAAGAAGAAGCACGAAAAAAGGGTTATGATATTGCAGTTAATTATAAGAGTGTGCCCAATTGGTTTAACGCCAAAAGAATAAATGCCGATGTATATGCTTTTAAAATAGTGGAAGACAAAAAGCGAAAGTTAATTTTGGGAGCACATATTATTGGACCAGAAGCCGGGGAAATGATTAATCTTTTTGTTCTGGCCATGTGTGGAAAACTTACGACTGAAAACCTAAAAGCAATGATTTTTGCTTATCCCACTTGGGGAAATGAGATTAAGGGAATGCTCTAA
- the mfd gene encoding transcription-repair coupling factor — MQKTFANSLYSQSPKTRKLQEAIFQFQKEEKQGLRQAQTDNSLQQAQTDKKRPTEISVSGLIGSSLSMVLAETFKPESSSAELPFLLILNDKEEAAYHLNDLENLLGDKNVLFYPGSYRRPYQIEETDNANILLRSEVLNRINSRKKPAFIVTYPEALFEKVVTRKELERNTLKIGVNDNLSIDFVNEVLFEYRFKRTDFVTEPGEFSVRGGILDVFSFSNDEPFRIEFFGDEVDSIRTFDVETQLSLEQKKKITIIPNIENKIIDESRESFFKYIAAKTVIFIKNEDFFLDAIDGLYKKATDAFEALDPIIKRAKPSELFCTGDMLQKQLEDFTTVSLNSKGNRNLKEVSTALNLTKVETPLPGGGAGGGTSISFSIRPQPSFNRQFNLLIDNLNDNTEKGYKNYIFCSSEQQAKRFRDIFRDSDKNVEQFETIVFPIYQGFIDDDLKVVCYTDHQIFERYHKFSLKNGYAKKQAITIKEISNLEVGDYVTHIDHGIGKFGGLQKIEVEGKMQEAIKLFYGDRDILYVSIHSLHKISKYNGKDGREPKIYKLGSDAWKKLKAKTKSRVKEIAFNLIELYAKRRTLKGFAFDPDSYLQAELESSFIYEDTPDQSTATEDVKRDMENERPMDRLVCGDVGFGKTEVAIRAAFKAVDSGKQVAVLVPTTILAFQHYKTFSERLSDMPVKVDYLNRFRTAKERRAVLEGLKDGKLDIVIGTHQLVNKSVEFKDLGLLVIDEEQKFGVAVKDKLKTIKENVDTLTLTATPIPRTLQFSLMAARDLSVITTPPPNRYPVETHVIRFSEEAIRDAISYEIERGGQIFFVHNRIENITEVAGLIQRLVPDAKVGIGHGQMDGKKLEDLMLRFMNNEFDVLVSTTIIESGLDVPNANTIFINNANNFGLSDLHQMRGRVGRSNKKAFCYFITPDYSVMTDEARKRITALEQFSELGSGINIAMKDLEIRGAGDLLGGEQSGFINEIGFETYQKILAEAIDELKEKEFKDLYEDVSSSESIRSGAEGRTYVKETTIDTDFELLFPDDYVNNITERLNLYTKLNELKNEEELEKFRKELLDRFGELPKQAEDLLNSIRIKWIAISMGLERVVMKHKKMVGYFVTDQQSAFYQSPSFTKVLQYVQTHPQKVTMKEKQTRNGLKLLLTFEGVNSVDKALQVLEPFSI; from the coding sequence ATGCAGAAAACATTTGCTAATTCGCTCTATTCCCAGTCTCCAAAAACCCGGAAACTGCAGGAAGCTATTTTTCAATTTCAAAAAGAAGAAAAACAAGGGCTTCGACAAGCTCAGACTGACAACAGTCTTCAACAGGCTCAGACTGACAAAAAAAGACCAACTGAGATTTCAGTTTCGGGTCTTATTGGTTCTTCTCTTTCAATGGTCTTGGCAGAGACTTTTAAACCTGAATCTTCCTCTGCTGAATTGCCATTTCTGCTAATTTTAAATGATAAGGAAGAAGCTGCCTACCATTTAAATGATCTGGAAAATCTTTTGGGAGATAAAAATGTACTGTTTTATCCAGGAAGTTATCGCAGACCTTACCAAATAGAGGAAACAGACAACGCGAACATTCTTTTGCGAAGTGAAGTTTTAAATCGAATAAACTCCCGTAAAAAACCAGCTTTCATCGTTACATATCCTGAGGCCTTATTTGAGAAAGTGGTCACTCGGAAAGAGCTAGAACGTAATACCCTAAAAATCGGTGTTAACGATAATCTTTCTATCGATTTCGTAAACGAGGTTTTATTTGAATACCGGTTTAAACGCACCGATTTTGTTACAGAACCCGGTGAATTTTCTGTTCGGGGAGGAATTCTGGACGTATTTAGTTTCAGCAATGACGAACCGTTCAGGATTGAATTCTTCGGTGATGAAGTGGATAGCATCCGCACCTTTGATGTGGAAACCCAGCTTTCCCTTGAGCAAAAGAAAAAGATTACCATTATTCCCAACATCGAGAATAAAATAATTGATGAAAGCCGGGAATCCTTCTTTAAATATATAGCAGCGAAGACAGTTATTTTTATCAAAAATGAAGATTTCTTTCTGGATGCTATCGACGGTCTCTACAAGAAAGCAACAGACGCTTTCGAAGCATTGGATCCAATTATAAAACGCGCAAAACCTTCGGAATTGTTTTGTACCGGGGATATGCTTCAGAAGCAACTAGAAGATTTCACCACAGTCTCGCTCAATTCAAAAGGAAACAGAAATTTAAAAGAGGTTTCGACTGCGCTCAACCTGACAAAGGTCGAAACTCCCCTCCCTGGGGGAGGGGCTGGGGGTGGGACTTCGATTTCGTTTTCAATCCGTCCTCAACCCTCCTTCAACCGGCAATTCAATTTGTTGATCGATAATTTAAACGACAACACGGAGAAAGGCTATAAAAATTATATTTTCTGTAGTAGCGAACAACAGGCAAAACGCTTTCGCGATATTTTTAGGGATTCCGATAAAAATGTGGAGCAGTTCGAAACCATTGTTTTCCCGATATATCAAGGATTTATTGATGACGATTTAAAGGTGGTCTGCTATACGGATCATCAGATTTTTGAGCGCTACCACAAATTCTCCTTAAAGAATGGCTATGCCAAAAAACAGGCGATTACCATTAAGGAGATATCCAATTTGGAAGTTGGAGATTATGTCACCCACATAGATCACGGAATTGGAAAATTCGGCGGACTTCAAAAAATCGAAGTGGAAGGAAAAATGCAGGAAGCCATCAAACTTTTTTATGGCGATCGGGATATTCTTTACGTCAGCATTCATTCGCTCCACAAGATTTCTAAATACAATGGCAAGGATGGTCGAGAGCCCAAGATCTACAAACTCGGAAGTGACGCTTGGAAAAAACTAAAGGCAAAGACTAAGTCCCGGGTCAAAGAGATAGCTTTCAACTTGATCGAACTTTACGCCAAACGGCGGACTTTAAAAGGTTTCGCATTCGATCCTGACAGCTATTTGCAGGCCGAATTGGAATCGTCATTTATTTATGAAGACACGCCCGATCAAAGTACAGCTACAGAAGATGTAAAACGGGATATGGAAAACGAGCGTCCTATGGATCGTTTGGTGTGTGGGGATGTTGGTTTTGGAAAAACGGAAGTTGCCATCCGCGCAGCATTTAAAGCCGTGGATAGCGGTAAGCAAGTTGCGGTTTTGGTTCCAACAACTATTTTGGCTTTTCAACATTATAAAACATTTTCTGAGCGTCTTTCCGATATGCCGGTGAAAGTGGATTATCTCAACCGTTTCCGCACAGCAAAGGAAAGACGCGCTGTTTTGGAGGGGTTAAAAGATGGCAAACTCGATATCGTAATCGGAACGCATCAATTGGTAAATAAATCCGTCGAATTTAAAGATTTGGGTCTTTTAGTAATTGACGAGGAGCAGAAGTTCGGTGTTGCGGTTAAGGATAAACTGAAAACTATCAAGGAAAATGTCGATACACTGACTTTAACCGCCACACCTATTCCAAGGACATTGCAATTCAGTTTAATGGCAGCGCGGGATCTTTCGGTAATTACAACGCCGCCTCCAAATAGATATCCTGTAGAAACACACGTGATCCGGTTTTCTGAGGAAGCTATTCGCGATGCCATTAGTTATGAGATTGAAAGGGGAGGACAAATTTTCTTTGTGCACAACCGAATAGAGAATATTACAGAAGTGGCTGGATTAATCCAACGTTTGGTTCCTGACGCTAAAGTAGGAATCGGCCACGGACAGATGGATGGAAAAAAACTTGAGGATTTGATGCTCCGGTTTATGAACAATGAATTTGATGTCCTTGTTTCTACTACAATTATTGAGAGCGGGCTTGACGTTCCCAATGCCAATACAATTTTCATCAACAATGCGAATAACTTCGGACTTTCAGATTTACATCAAATGAGAGGCCGTGTGGGCCGAAGCAATAAAAAGGCTTTCTGTTATTTTATCACACCAGATTATTCTGTGATGACCGACGAAGCCAGAAAGCGAATCACCGCATTGGAACAATTTTCAGAATTGGGAAGCGGAATAAATATCGCGATGAAGGATTTAGAAATCCGTGGTGCGGGAGATTTGCTCGGAGGTGAACAAAGCGGATTTATTAATGAAATAGGGTTTGAAACATATCAAAAAATCCTTGCGGAAGCGATTGATGAATTAAAGGAAAAGGAATTTAAGGATTTGTATGAGGATGTCTCCTCGTCGGAGTCTATCCGGAGCGGAGCCGAAGGGCGGACTTACGTTAAGGAAACAACAATTGATACTGATTTTGAACTTCTTTTTCCGGATGATTATGTTAATAATATTACCGAACGTCTAAATCTCTACACCAAACTGAATGAGCTAAAAAATGAGGAGGAGCTTGAGAAATTCAGAAAGGAATTGCTGGATCGTTTTGGAGAATTGCCAAAACAAGCTGAGGATCTTCTTAATAGTATTCGAATAAAGTGGATCGCAATTTCGATGGGACTCGAACGCGTTGTGATGAAACACAAAAAGATGGTTGGATATTTTGTAACAGACCAACAAAGTGCATTTTATCAAAGCCCTTCTTTTACTAAAGTTTTGCAATACGTTCAGACCCATCCACAAAAAGTTACAATGAAAGAAAAACAGACCAGAAATGGCTTGAAATTACTTTTGACTTTCGAAGGCGTTAATTCTGTGGATAAAGCGCTACAGGTTTTGGAGCCTTTTTCAATTTAA
- a CDS encoding helix-turn-helix domain-containing protein yields MQQPELGQKILALRRQKGLTQEELVDLCNINVRTIQRIEAGEVTPRSFTLKTILNVLGEDLENLRGPESPAVENFNFEAINFSAFYIKLAWICGLIYFLIGFVEFAVDYTRFYENELIISNGAYISMKFITMITYIYFLWGFVLSGKLFNNYLMKIGAFFLIGTTILFHGYDMISLYFQPFYIEYTLAVQSIFCGIGSVIFGAAIMRLLKPMGKISEIAGGLEIASGVLLILVFLAWLGLIFLIPSMLLQIILLYKIEEFVKKETAASPSY; encoded by the coding sequence ATGCAACAACCAGAACTTGGACAGAAAATCCTGGCACTTCGTAGGCAAAAGGGACTCACGCAGGAAGAACTTGTGGACTTATGTAATATTAACGTAAGAACTATTCAACGGATTGAAGCGGGCGAGGTCACGCCAAGAAGTTTTACTCTAAAAACCATTTTGAATGTATTGGGAGAGGATCTGGAAAATCTGAGAGGACCAGAATCCCCAGCAGTTGAAAATTTTAATTTTGAAGCAATAAATTTTTCAGCTTTCTATATCAAACTTGCGTGGATATGTGGTTTGATTTATTTTCTAATTGGGTTTGTTGAGTTCGCCGTGGATTATACCCGATTTTATGAAAATGAACTCATCATATCCAACGGAGCGTACATCAGCATGAAATTCATTACGATGATAACCTATATTTATTTTCTATGGGGTTTTGTTTTGAGTGGAAAATTATTCAATAATTATTTAATGAAAATCGGTGCTTTCTTCCTAATTGGCACTACTATTTTGTTTCACGGTTATGATATGATTTCCTTGTACTTCCAACCGTTTTATATTGAATATACATTGGCTGTTCAATCCATTTTCTGCGGAATTGGATCTGTTATTTTCGGGGCTGCAATAATGAGATTGCTTAAGCCTATGGGAAAAATATCTGAAATTGCTGGTGGATTGGAAATAGCAAGTGGGGTTCTCCTTATTTTGGTTTTTTTGGCATGGCTCGGCCTTATCTTTTTAATCCCAAGTATGCTTTTACAAATTATTCTGCTTTACAAAATCGAAGAGTTTGTGAAAAAGGAAACCGCTGCTTCACCATCGTATTAA
- a CDS encoding TlpA family protein disulfide reductase: MLKKLLFLLLLSPLIVSCQNSLSGEFSPSKDYDFVILYRLTPTGKIYTTNTKVVNGGFKIELNSSISKGNYRLVYNLPEESHFFDIIYDGKSAISFTFSEKSGVVFSDEQNRMLSEYLKKMDSIEKELDSELMSENPKEKEIRNFLKSQIDLQNKAEKDSKDSFASLFIKANKPFIPNKFKNRNIYYAEKKSNYFKNFDFENEQLQSSSFPLKKITSYYNEFIAAQGPSFYRSLINDIYFELRNCDTEFQKTVLANFWQVLVDNNKHNAANYLAENYLIELANSANDPVLAKKIELFKSLSMGAKAPDFSWQDEDGKEKTLYTTEGSEYYILAFWSSECSHCMEQMPVLDEKMKSISDQKIKVIAIGLEMDEQHWKETIPNLSQFIHLMKIGEDRASITLKYNITGTPTFIVLDKDKKIIAKPRGEKSLFGIIDQLEAYKK, from the coding sequence ATGCTCAAAAAGTTACTATTTCTACTACTTCTTAGTCCTTTGATTGTCTCTTGTCAAAACTCCCTTTCAGGTGAATTTTCTCCCTCCAAAGATTATGACTTCGTTATTCTTTATCGTTTGACGCCAACTGGAAAAATTTACACAACGAATACCAAAGTAGTTAATGGAGGTTTTAAGATAGAATTGAATTCTTCGATTTCAAAAGGTAATTATAGACTGGTTTACAATTTGCCCGAGGAATCGCACTTCTTCGATATTATCTATGATGGGAAATCGGCTATCAGCTTCACATTTTCTGAAAAGTCAGGAGTGGTTTTTAGTGATGAACAAAATAGAATGCTATCTGAGTATTTAAAAAAAATGGATTCCATTGAAAAGGAACTCGATTCTGAATTGATGAGTGAAAATCCAAAAGAAAAGGAAATAAGAAACTTTTTAAAGAGCCAGATAGACCTTCAGAATAAAGCGGAGAAAGATTCAAAGGATTCATTTGCTTCTCTATTTATTAAAGCAAACAAACCTTTTATTCCTAATAAGTTCAAGAATAGAAATATTTATTATGCCGAAAAGAAGAGCAATTATTTTAAAAATTTTGATTTTGAAAATGAGCAGCTGCAAAGTTCTTCCTTTCCATTAAAAAAGATAACTTCATATTATAACGAGTTTATCGCGGCTCAAGGTCCTTCATTCTACCGTTCGCTTATAAATGACATTTATTTTGAACTTCGAAATTGTGATACCGAGTTTCAAAAAACCGTCTTGGCGAATTTTTGGCAAGTTTTGGTTGACAACAATAAACACAATGCCGCCAACTATTTAGCTGAAAATTATCTTATTGAATTGGCCAACTCGGCCAACGATCCCGTTTTGGCCAAAAAAATTGAATTGTTTAAATCCCTTTCAATGGGAGCGAAAGCACCGGATTTTTCTTGGCAAGATGAAGACGGCAAAGAAAAAACGCTCTATACAACGGAAGGATCGGAATATTATATCTTGGCGTTTTGGAGTTCGGAATGTTCCCATTGTATGGAACAAATGCCGGTGTTGGATGAAAAAATGAAAAGCATTTCAGATCAGAAAATAAAAGTAATCGCCATTGGATTGGAAATGGATGAACAGCATTGGAAAGAAACAATTCCCAACCTTTCCCAATTTATTCACCTTATGAAAATCGGAGAAGATCGCGCAAGTATTACCTTAAAATACAATATCACCGGCACACCTACTTTCATTGTTCTGGATAAGGATAAAAAAATTATCGCCAAACCACGGGGTGAAAAAAGTCTATTTGGGATTATCGATCAATTGGAGGCTTATAAGAAATAG
- a CDS encoding YraN family protein has product MASHNELGKIGEEIAAQYLMKHGYKILCRNFFFDKAELDIIAQKEEETVVIVEVKTRNSDFFGDPQSFVTPGKIKNLVKAANEYVVSNELDVEVRFDIIAVLKNQKTESVEHFINAFYHF; this is encoded by the coding sequence ATGGCTTCTCACAACGAACTCGGGAAAATAGGAGAGGAAATTGCCGCCCAATATTTGATGAAACACGGCTATAAAATCCTGTGCCGAAATTTCTTTTTTGATAAAGCCGAATTAGATATCATTGCCCAAAAAGAAGAAGAGACAGTTGTTATTGTAGAAGTAAAAACCCGTAACAGCGATTTTTTCGGCGATCCGCAAAGTTTTGTCACACCTGGAAAAATCAAGAATTTGGTGAAAGCCGCGAATGAATATGTCGTTTCAAATGAACTGGACGTAGAAGTACGTTTTGACATAATCGCCGTATTAAAAAACCAGAAAACAGAAAGTGTGGAGCATTTTATAAATGCCTTTTACCATTTTTGA
- a CDS encoding DUF5615 family PIN-like protein, with protein MKLLFDQNISPRVLRRITPHFPSSSRIRFEGLTNASDNLIFKFAKENQYTIVTFDSDFVDFALVNESLLKSFGYIREI; from the coding sequence TTGAAACTTTTATTTGACCAGAATATCTCGCCAAGAGTTTTAAGAAGGATCACTCCTCATTTTCCTTCTTCTTCGCGCATTCGATTTGAAGGTTTAACGAACGCCTCGGATAACTTAATCTTTAAATTTGCCAAAGAAAATCAATATACTATCGTAACTTTTGATTCCGATTTCGTGGATTTCGCTTTAGTCAATGAATCCCTCCTAAAATCATTTGGTTACATACGGGAAATTTGA
- a CDS encoding DUF433 domain-containing protein, with protein MNYRDYIEIRADKRFGKPCLKGTRISVYDVLNWLANGMTKQEIMTDFDEASEEMIQACLHFAADKEYKHALLY; from the coding sequence ATGAATTATAGAGATTATATCGAAATACGGGCAGATAAACGATTTGGAAAGCCTTGCCTCAAGGGAACACGAATTTCTGTTTATGATGTTTTAAATTGGTTGGCTAATGGGATGACCAAACAGGAAATAATGACGGATTTTGATGAAGCCTCTGAGGAAATGATTCAAGCCTGTCTACATTTTGCGGCAGATAAAGAATATAAACACGCCTTACTATATTGA
- a CDS encoding S66 peptidase family protein: MISPPNLKKGDLVGIVSTARRITRKELETSKNFVEKWGIKIVWGKSIDAEENQYAGSDALRIADFQEMLDNPEIKAIWCAKGGYGTVRIIDKLDFTAFKKSPKWIIGYSDVTVLHSHIHNLGVETLHAQILLGIETKPKKTAESIRKVLFGEAYSVLIEKPLCGKSPHSQIGSVKSTDSFARLGMGKGELVGGNLSILYSLCGSNSAINTDGKILFIEDLDEYLYHIDRMMMNLKRNGMLSNLAGLIVGGMTEMHDNIIPFGKSAEEIVFDAVKEYDYPVCFDFPAGHLPDNRALIMGRKVDFRVQSSKVYLQFLESEIVNQSLQ; the protein is encoded by the coding sequence ATGATTTCACCCCCGAATTTAAAGAAAGGAGACTTAGTTGGAATAGTTTCCACAGCAAGAAGAATTACAAGGAAAGAACTGGAAACTTCCAAGAATTTTGTGGAAAAATGGGGAATTAAAATCGTTTGGGGAAAATCTATAGATGCTGAAGAAAACCAATATGCAGGGAGTGATGCCTTGCGAATTGCCGATTTTCAGGAGATGCTGGACAATCCAGAAATTAAAGCTATTTGGTGCGCAAAAGGTGGCTATGGAACAGTTCGGATAATTGACAAATTGGATTTTACCGCGTTTAAAAAATCACCTAAATGGATTATTGGATATAGCGATGTAACTGTTTTGCATTCACATATTCACAATCTTGGAGTTGAAACCTTGCACGCCCAAATATTATTGGGAATAGAAACTAAACCTAAGAAAACTGCGGAATCTATAAGGAAGGTTTTGTTTGGTGAAGCATATTCGGTTTTGATTGAGAAACCACTGTGTGGTAAATCACCACATTCGCAGATTGGGAGTGTTAAATCAACAGATTCCTTCGCGCGGCTCGGAATGGGGAAGGGCGAACTAGTTGGTGGAAACTTATCTATTTTGTATTCACTTTGCGGAAGTAATTCAGCGATAAATACGGATGGAAAAATTCTTTTTATTGAAGATTTAGATGAATATCTCTATCATATAGACCGAATGATGATGAATTTGAAACGTAACGGAATGCTTTCAAATCTTGCAGGTTTGATTGTTGGAGGAATGACTGAAATGCACGATAATATTATTCCCTTTGGAAAAAGTGCAGAGGAAATAGTTTTTGATGCGGTGAAAGAATATGATTACCCAGTCTGTTTTGATTTTCCAGCTGGCCATTTGCCGGATAATCGGGCTCTTATAATGGGAAGGAAAGTGGATTTTAGAGTACAGTCTTCAAAAGTCTACCTTCAATTTTTAGAGTCAGAGATTGTAAATCAATCATTACAATAA